The DNA region ACCCGATTATTCATGCAAGGAGGGCGAGAGCTTATGAAAAACGGAATTGAAGCTATGATTACGGACATTACAGCCACTACCGCCGAAGCGGAGGACTACACAGGCGAGGACGGGCTTTTATACTGCGGTAAGTGCCATACGCCCAAAGAAGCCTATTTTGCAGAGGGAAAGACTTGTTTCGGGCGTGACCGCCACCCGGCAGAGTGCGACTGCCAGCGGGCAGCCCGTGAAAAGCAGCAAGCCGCCGAAAGCCGACAGAAGCACCTTGAAAAAGTGGAGGACTTGAAACGCCGGGGCTTTACCGACCCTGCTATGCGGAACTGGACATTTGAGCATGACAACGGCAGAAACCCGCAGACCGAAACCGCCCGCTTTTATGTGGAGAGCTGGGAAACCATGCAGGCTGAAAATATCGGCTACCTGTTTTGGGGCGGCGTGGGGACGGGAAAAAGCTACCTTGCCGCCTGTATCGCCAACGCCCTTATGGAAAAAGAGGTTGCCGTCTGCATGACAAACTTTGCAACGATACTGGGTGACCTTGCCGCCAGCTTTGAGGGCAGGAACGAATATATTTCCCGCCTTTGCAGCTACCCTCTGCTGATACTTGATGATTTCGGTATGGAGCGAGGAACAGAATACGGGCTGGAACAGGTTTACAGCGTGATTGACAGCCGTTACCGAAGCGGCAAGCCGCTGATCGCCACGACCAACCTCACGCTGGAGGAATTGCAGCACCCGCAGGACACGCCCCACGCCCGTATCTATGACAGGCTGACTTCCATGTGCGCCCCCGTCCGCTTCACGGGCAGCAACTTCCGAAAGGAAACCGCACAGGAAAAGCTGGAACGCTTAAAGCAACTGATGAAGCAGCGAAAGGAGAGCCTATGACAGAAACGAAACAGACAAGCACCACCAAAACAGACCGCCGCCCGGACTGTGTGACGGAAATCCGCATGGGCAACTCCGTCCTTACCGTTTCCGGCTTCTTCAAGCAGGGCGCAACCGACACCGCAGCCGACAAGATGATGAAAGTGCTGGAAGCGGAAGCTGCTACACAAAAAACGGCGATTTGACCGACCATAAAGAAGCAGATTTGACGCTTTTGCCGCTATACAGACAGCCGCCCCATGTGGTACAATCAAGGTACGGAATAGTGGGGCTGGCTGTCGGAAACGGAGGATTTTATGTTAAGACAGACCAACCAACAACCAATTACCGCCCTTTACCCAAGACTATCCCATGAGGACGAGCTGCAAGGCGAAAGCAATTCCATTTCCAATCAGAAGCGTATCCTTGAAACCTATGCAAAGCAGAACGGCTTTTCCAATCTGCGCTGGTACACGGACGACGGTTATTCTGGTGCGAACTTTCAAAGACCCGGTTTTCAAGCCATGCTTGCGGACATTGAAGCCGGAAAAGTCGGGACAGTTATCGTAAAGGATATGTCGAGGTTAGGGCGAAACTACCTGCAAGTGGGAATGTACACGGAAATGATTTTCCCACAGAAAGGTGTCCGCTTCATCGCTATCAATGACGGAGTGGACAGCGCACAGGGCGACAATGACTTTGCCCCGCTGCGGAATATCTTTAACGAATGGCTGGTGAGAGATACGAGCAAGAAAATCAAAGCAGTAAAACGCTCAAAAGGCATGAATGGCAAGCCCATCACAAGCAAGCCTGTGTATGGCTACCTCATGGACGAGGATGAAAATTTCATTATTGACGAGGAAGCTGCACCCGTAGTCAAGCAGATATACAACCTCTGTCTTGCCGGGAATGGTCCGACCAAGATAGCCCGTATGCTCACAGAGCAGCAAATCCCCACGCCGGGAACGCTTGAATACCGCAGGACGGGCAGCACCCGCCGCTACCACCCCGGCTATGAGTGCAAGTGGGCGACCAATACCGTAGTGCATATCCTTGAAAACCGGGAATACACAGGCTGTCTGGTAAATTTCAAGACAGAAAAACTTTCTTACAAAGTCAAGCACAGTGTAGAAAATCCCCCGGAAAAGCAAGTGATTTTCGAGAACCACCACGAGCCTATCATAGACACCCAAACATGGGAACGGGTGCAGGAGCTTCGCAAACAGCGCAAACGCCCAAACCGCTATGATGAAGTGGGTTTGTTCTCCGGCATACTGTTCTGTGCGGACTGCGGCAGCGTGATGTATCAGCAGCGATACCAGACGGACAAGCGCAAGCAGGACTGTTATATCTGCGGCAACTACAAGAAACGCACCCATGACTGTACGGCGCACTTTATCCGCACCGACCTCTTGACCGCTGGTGTACTCTCCAATCTGCGGAAAG from Vescimonas fastidiosa includes:
- a CDS encoding transposon-encoded TnpW family protein, whose translation is MTETKQTSTTKTDRRPDCVTEIRMGNSVLTVSGFFKQGATDTAADKMMKVLEAEAATQKTAI
- a CDS encoding recombinase family protein translates to MLRQTNQQPITALYPRLSHEDELQGESNSISNQKRILETYAKQNGFSNLRWYTDDGYSGANFQRPGFQAMLADIEAGKVGTVIVKDMSRLGRNYLQVGMYTEMIFPQKGVRFIAINDGVDSAQGDNDFAPLRNIFNEWLVRDTSKKIKAVKRSKGMNGKPITSKPVYGYLMDEDENFIIDEEAAPVVKQIYNLCLAGNGPTKIARMLTEQQIPTPGTLEYRRTGSTRRYHPGYECKWATNTVVHILENREYTGCLVNFKTEKLSYKVKHSVENPPEKQVIFENHHEPIIDTQTWERVQELRKQRKRPNRYDEVGLFSGILFCADCGSVMYQQRYQTDKRKQDCYICGNYKKRTHDCTAHFIRTDLLTAGVLSNLRKVTSYAAKHEARFMKLLIEQNEDGGKRRNAAKKKELEASEKRIAELSAIFKRLYEDSVTGRISDERFTELSADYEAEQRELKERAAAIQAELSKAQEATVNAEKFMNVVRRHTSFEELTPTLLREFVEKIVVHECSYDENKTRRQDIEIYYSFVGKVDLPE
- a CDS encoding ATP-binding protein, which encodes MKNGIEAMITDITATTAEAEDYTGEDGLLYCGKCHTPKEAYFAEGKTCFGRDRHPAECDCQRAAREKQQAAESRQKHLEKVEDLKRRGFTDPAMRNWTFEHDNGRNPQTETARFYVESWETMQAENIGYLFWGGVGTGKSYLAACIANALMEKEVAVCMTNFATILGDLAASFEGRNEYISRLCSYPLLILDDFGMERGTEYGLEQVYSVIDSRYRSGKPLIATTNLTLEELQHPQDTPHARIYDRLTSMCAPVRFTGSNFRKETAQEKLERLKQLMKQRKESL